The Carassius carassius chromosome 28, fCarCar2.1, whole genome shotgun sequence region ttgcataatatatgtgtgtattgtgtgtgtttattattcatatataaatacacccacacacataatatatatttcgaaaatatttacatgtgtatattcatataatttatatgataaatatatgtaatatataaaaatataattttctgaaatatatacaagcATGTGTGTCTATTTATGTACACGTAACAAATATACataacatattatgtaaacaaaagttttattttggatgtgattagtCGCTTGACGGCAATTATTtgtgtataatataaattatacgaatatacatgtaaatattttcgaaatatattttgtatgtgtgtgcatttatataaaaataataaatatacacagtatatattatgtaaacaaaaacttttattttggatgcgactGATCTTTTATCAAACATTACAGGAAGTGTTCACTTTCGCTAATGCACGAAGTATCACGAATAAAGAACAATCCTTAAACATTTCCTTCTCTACTTTAAAAGCAACTGAAAGCAAACTCCATCGCAATGAACGCGTCAGTGTGTTTACATGAATTTACACAGCTAAAATAAACACCTCTGTTCATATAATTGCACTTCATGAATAAACACGGGTATATATATCATTATAGAAGTTTATAAATGCATGAATCTAAATAAAAAGTTTGTGTAAGttgtctgtgtgcgtgtgagttTGATTCAGGCGCTGATCGGGGCAGCCGCGGCGGCGGGGTCCTTCAGAAGACGCTGTGGGGCGGAAGTCGCACACGAGCGCGCGCTGCTGTTGTTTCAGTCGATTAACTGCATTAAACTGTTAATTGTTGTGTTTCGCCGCTTTTTGTCACTCATTTGCGTGGAGAAGCGCGTTTAATTTCTCCAGTATGGCTCCTACGATACAGACCCAGGCGCAGCGCGAGGACGGACACCGGTGAGAGACATCACGATTATAAACACACGAATATTACAAAAGAAGCACTTCCTTTCGCACACACGATCAGTCAAACTCTTCAGCGTGTTGTATTTAATTAAGAGTCGTGTTGTGAACTGGTCGTGTATCATTACCTCACGAGCCCTAAGTAGTGAGTGACGTGTGTTTTGTGTTCACTGCAGGAGTTCAGCTCACAGAAGCGTCCCAGAGaggtgaggatgaggaggatgaaggTGTGGCCGGTTCATGTCGGCTGGAAACAAGCGATTATTTCgatcatcgattaatctaacgattattataTCTTTTATTCGACTGATCGTGGATTATTTCACTTATTACTCTAGACTTTGATTATTCAGGATTTTGCTACTAGTTAAAATATTGAGttctaacaaataaataaaggtaatcttttcagattttgaaaatcatattatgcaattaattaattaatacaaataaatgcatgtgGCGCACAAACCGAGAGAAACTCTCTCATTCACGGTTTATTTAGCTGTATGAAAAGTCATGTGGATTAGAAGCAAAGCAAAGGtaagaaattttatttttgattattttattcacaacataATCTCTCTTAAAGTACCTTATAGGGTTATGAAAATCAAAATGGTTCTGAGCGAGATCAagctctgcaaaccaaactatcactttaattaaataatattttttccccACTAATAAACATGAGCTTTATCTGCACACTGCTTTATAACTGAAAATCAGTTTTTACATGTTTAAtgctgtaaagctgcttgatttaagtcTGTCTAGTACATGAAGATCTGTTTAAACAAACATGACGTGACTTTACTGGAGTAGAGAACAAACCTCCACATCGCTgtaatcagatgctttcttaactgctgctttctcaccACTGTCAGTTTCTGTTGTTTATTCGTAATTAAGAGGAAAGCACAGCATGAAGTTATATAGTGATCCAGACAATGATCAgaagcgctgtgtgtgtgtgtgtgtgtgtgtgtgtgtgtgttgttctctTGAACTGCATCCAGGAGAGCTGACTTAGTCTTGTTCAAACCGCATTACATTATTAGCTCATATGAAATCAAAAATATTTCTcaactaattttttatttttttattgttgataaTGTTGACTAATCATTTCAGAGCCACTGCTTCCCTGATCTAATACGATCCAGCACTCAGTAGTATTGAACAGTAGTTCAGTAATGTTAGGACGCATAGTGTGTGAATTAGAGTTGGAGGTGCCCACATGTCAACTTTTGACTCAGCCAATGGTGTTAGAGTGGGGCGGGGCTGTCTGTTTGATTGACAGACAACACCTGTTTGGAAACAGTGGTGTGTTTAATAATCTCCCGTGTTGTGCAGGTCAGGCGTCGTGTGTAGAGTGAAGTATGGAAACAGTCTTCCGGATATCCCCTTCGATCCCAAGTTCATCACGTATCCGTTTGACCAGCACAGGTACGGctctgacgtgtgtgtgtgtgtgtgtgtgcgtgtagggCTGCTGGGATATGCTGCGGTGACGCGTGCTGTGTGTTGCAGGTTTGTGCAGTATAAAGCCACATCACTGGAGAAGCAGCACAAGCACGAGCTGCTCACCGAACCTGATCTGGGCGTCACCATCGACCTCATCAACCCTGACACGTACCGCATCGACCCCAGCAGTGAGTCTCACACACCCCACAACATTTCTGTttgaaataatactaaaatgtattttatttcatctagTTCCAAAGCAACGTTCCTCTTTAAAATGTCAGTGCTGTATTTCCCTGTGtgtttctgtgaagctgctttgacacagtctGTGTTGTGTGAAGCTCTGTGAAGGTGACTTGTCTTGACGTGTGTGTTTCAGTTCTGCTGGAtcctgctgatgagaagctgCTGGAGGAGGAGATTCAGGCTCCGTCGAGCTCAAAGAGGTGCGAGAGAATCACTTCAGCACAGGAGCTTGTTCtcctgtgacctctgacccccaGCACTGACTctgacgagtgtgtgtgtgtgtgtgttcaggtccCAGCAGCACGCGAAGGTGGTGCCGTGGATGAGGAAGACGGAGTACATCTCCACCGAGTTCAACAGATACGGCGTCTCCAACGAGAAGGTGGAAGTCAAGTGAGTGAGACACCGCCAGTCTGTCTGACATCTCAGTGTGACGCTCTGATCATCATGTGacccccgtgtgtgtgtgtgtgcaggatcgGTGTGTCCGTGAAGCAGCAGTTCACAGAGGAGGAGATCTACAAAGACAGAGACAGTCAGATCGCAGCCATCGAGAAGACGTTTGAAGACGCACAGAAATCTGTGagcacacacagatcacacacacacacacagcctcaaTTTGATGTGTTTCTGATTTACTCTTCTGTGTGAATCTTCCAGATTGCCCAGCATTACAGCAAACCCAGAGTCATGCCGGTGGAGGTTATGCCCGTCTTCCCAGACTTCaaggtctctctctcacacacacacacacacacacacacattacattaaCGTTTAGTGCAGGGCAAAACGCTAAGGATTTTTTCTACCGGCCCACTGGTTTAAAGTTTTACTTGCCCTGCCACAAAGACTAAAATACTTTCTGTTATCATTGTTTCTGATCTGTTATCTTGTGTTCTAATAAGCTTATATGACACCTATAGTTTAGATGCCAAttaaattttcaatttaaaaaccaCAGCAAAAATCACTcttcaaaaataaacataaatataaagttaaacaTTATTAAAGAGAAGCGACAGCCagtgaataaaaacaaatgaacaaattacaaataataGCACAATTAAATATAGACCTGCAGCTCAAAGACAGAACTGAATTTATGCTTAGGTTTTTATGTTTGTAGGTGTTCAGGTACAGAAATGGAAAAATCACACACATAATAACATTTTCAGCTTACAGTGctcacatctgtctctctctctcacagatgtGGATTAATCCGTGTGCTCAAGTCATCTTTGACTCTGATCCGGCACCTAAAGATGTTTCTGCACCAGCGGGGGTGGACATGATGTCACAGGCcatgatcaggtgtgtgtgtgaaccctGAGAAACCAGCGCTGCACCAGAGTCCTGATGCCAGCTgacctgatgtgtgtgtgtgtgtgtgtgtgttcaggggtATGATGGACGAGGAGGGGAATCAGTTTGTGGCGTACTTCCTGCCTAACGAGGACACGATGCGCAAACGCAAGAGAGACGTGGAGGAGGATCTGGACTACATGCCTGATGAACTGTGAGACTCTTTCATCAAACACATTCATCAGAGAAGAGTGTTTTAACTATAATGGCatcttgatgtgtgtgtgtgtgtgtgtgtgtgtgtgcaggtatgATTATAAGATCGCTCGCGAGTACAACTGGAACGTGAAGAACAAGGCCAGTAAAGGATACGAGGAGAACTACTTCTTCATCTTCAGAGACGGAGACGGAGTTTATTATAATGAGCTGGAGACCAGGTATCTGTCAATCACACAGACGGCTCCGCCCACTCCAGCTCTGAGTGTGTTactgaccgtgtgtgtgtgtgtgtgttagggtgcGTCTGAGCAAGCGGCGAGCGAAGGTCGGCGCTCAGTCGTCTACGAACGCTGTGCTGGTGTGTAAACACAGAGACATGAACGAGAAGGAGCTGGAGGCTCAGGTCAGTTCACATCACAATCATCTGATCCCTTTAGAAACGGCGGATTGAGTTCGTCTGCACAGAagatgtgttcactgctctgtgtgtgtttgatgaaCAGGAGGCTCGCAAGGCTCAGCTGGAGAATCACGAGCCTGAGGATGAAGAAGAGGAGCTGGACCTGATGAAAGACCTGCAGGACtccggtaacacacacacacacacacacctttatcatacacctgtgtgtgtttagtaCAGAGTATATCACTATAGTTAACACATTGTAATTATTTGTACAGTTCCAGTGATTGTTATTACGGTTATGAAGGAGTGTTTAGTGCGTGATGTTATTAGTGGTTTATGGGGAACCTTCCTTCGATGTGAATGTAACAGTTCTTCTGTGCTCAGGTGAGGAGCGTGAGAAACCCAGCGACTCTGATAACTCTGAGAGCGAGTCTGAGCGTGAGGAAGAGGAGCGTCCTGCTGATGAAGACGAGGAGGAGGACGAGGAGGAGGTCAAGCGGCGCGAGAGGAAGAGCAGCGGCAGCGAGAGCGGAGAGGACCGGCAGGCGCGGGACGAGGAGGAGATCTTCGGCagtgatgatgatagtgaggatgAGGAGGGTGAGCGAGCGAGGAGTAACAGCAGCAGTGTTCAGCACAGCGGCAGCGAGAGAGCGTCCGACTCCAGCGACGACAGCCAATGAGACGCTCAGCTCCTGCTGTTTCCTGTTCCTGTCTGCTCCTCTGAATCCCACACAGACGTGCGTCTGCACTGCAGAAACAAGGCTATCTTACTGAGTGTTTCTGTCTTGTTTCTAGTCAAAATATCTGGAAATTCTTAAATTACGATGCATTTACTAAAGCACAATGAAGtaagatatttagtcttgttttcaGGGGAAAGTGctttttgcttaaaataagtaGAATTATCTGTCAGTGGGGTAAGTcatctcatttaaaatatattttacttacaCCACAGGCAGATAATTTTACTTATTTTCCCTAAAAACAAGTCTAAATTTCTAAGTTAGATGAGCCTTttattgcagtgtgtgtgtgtgtgatctgtaatAGATGCTGATATGAGGACTGAATGGCTGGTTTTGTCCTTCTGTAGTTTGATCCAGTTTCATTCTCTGCTGTGTCATCATGGACTGAGTAAATCACTTATTAGTGAGCATCCTTTTTGGTAGTTCTCCTCTCGTTACAGtgtaaacattgtaaataaacAATGATTGAGTTTTTGTAGAAGTGAGTGTGATTCTGTAGAGCTGAACTGATGTCATGCACTTAATCACCAAACACACTGAGATTCAGACGTGATTTATGTGAGATCGATTCACAAACCAGTTTCTCCACATGTCTTACAGGATACATGAACTGAGAGTAAGAATTATGACGGAATATCTAAAACAGAATAACTTCATGATGCTTAGCGAAAAAATGACAGTTTCTCCTTCAGCCATTCCTGACACACGGGTGAGATGACCTTTGACCCCCAGAGCAGCACAAGGGTCACACTGACCTTATGTTCCTCCTCTCAGGGTCAGACTGTCTCGCACACGACCAGAGAACTCGATGAAGAAACAACCGTGTCAGCACTAGTTCGAGGGATGAGGACAGGAAGTGTGTTCCTCTGCTTCCTGTTATACTGGAGTAAAGTCATAAAGCGTTACTGATGAGATGACCTTACCATCCTGTGTCCGGTTCCTCTGACAGGACGTCACCAGGAGCCACAGATCACTCCAGTCTGTGCTTTCAGATGAGAGGAGCTTCACAGAGACTCAAGCTACTGCGTGATTTCTCCCATCAGATATTGATCAGAATCAGCTGACTGATAAATAAATGTCCATGAGTTAATCTAGTATGTCCGACATAATTCGCTCATGCCCAgatttaaaaagaataaatacataTCTTGTTCCTAAAACAGAATTCAGAAAGTTTGTTATTTTGACATTCTTCCTGTTCCATGTGCCGTTTCTCCAGCACACATCTGTTGAGCTTCATCATGTCCTGGAATACAGCAGAAATCGGTATCATAACTGAGCCTCCGCAGTTGATTTTCTTTGATAAATCGCTCAAAGATTATTGGATGATTTGTTTTGAAAGCAGAATGATTTGAGAACGCTAGTGTAGTATTGCTTGTAAATCTCATTATTCTATGTTATCAATCTGtcgacttgttttctttcaattaacaATTagctacttttatttttatttatctaataaaCCTTACTAATCtcgtttattttttcattataattgACCAAATTatccataaatgtaaaaataaataaatacataaaaaattaaataataataataaataaaaaacgagATCAGCGAAGTTTAATCAGATATCTTATAGAATCCAATTAAGGTCATTTGGACAAAAATCATACTCATATTTTGAATCTACAAGGGATTAAGCTGCGAAAACGCAATAGAAATTAACTGAAGTGGCAGAGCAGCTCCAGTGATTGCTGATTTGTCCTAAATATCAAAATGTGAGGGGAACATTTCTCCCCAGATCTGAAGCACTGATTCCTTCATTTGCTGAACACAGAGAAACCCTTCATCCCTGGAGAAGAAAACATGGCTGCAGAATACATGTGTGAGCCGGTTCATCTTTTCATCTATTTagatggattttatttatttgttatctatgttgtttttttattgtttctttatttttattatcattatatgtTGGCAACGTTGTGTTACACGGTCTTGCTAATAAAGCTTAATTGAGTTGAATTAGAGTGAGAATATGGAAGCAGATTAGACTCGATCATACGCAAAACACAGGATGCACACGTGCGTGTCGATCGACCAATCATAAGCCGCTGTGGGCGTGTCTACCTGGACGTTACGTCATCAGCGCGAGCCTAGGGTTCAGCAGAGGTTTGTGCTGCTGatcatttcatttcagttaactaataacttcttttttatcttacttttcccataacatatttatatataatttccttGTGTTTGTATTCTTTGATAATTGCGAGCGGACCTggctcacatttcactgctggtcatatAGCCTACTCTCAATATAACCATGaatgtgacgaataaaaaatcTTGTATCTTGAATAACTAGCCTTGTAAAGGTCTATTGTTTTATCTTTGAATGCTTACTTAAAACTTGACATAAAATTAGTCTCTTATCCCAACATCATTTTGTGTGTTGTAATCTCAAAGATGTTTACATCACAACACAAGGTTAAACATTAACAATGGTTAAATCACATGATATCTTGTGGAAAGATTAAGTAAATGAATGTCAATTGCATTAAGAAATGAATACGTAAAGGTAAATAACATAAAAGAGATAAAGATTAATGTGAAGGAAGAGGTCTGTAACTCATCCAGATGTTGTGccaaagttaatttttttaaaaagcataatttttCTCACACTGtacaataataattactatttttgcattattgtaagggttagatttagggttggggtaggtgtagaccttaataaaacaatctaatacataGAAaaatccatttattattattccgGTTTTAGCCTTTAGCCTTTTAGCCACAACTAAATAAATTCCGTGACTTGAACCGTGGTCTTGCGCTGATGACGTAACATCCAGGTAGGCACGCCCACCTGGGTTTATGATTGGTCGATCGACAGGCTCAAATCTGATTGGATAAAGAGTACAAGTGTCTCACGTGGGAGGAATTTGCTGAAGGGAGCCTCAAAAATACAATAGCATCCATACGATTCACACATTCACAGTCTGTGATAAACTCGTGAACTTTAAGTATTCAGTATTTTTTcagtatacaattttttttaatgtatattcttATTTTGTGCACGTGAatagtttttttgtgaaaaaacacacaaacacatattatatatatatattacatatatatatatatatatatatttttttttttttttgcatgcaagtGAATTGAGAAACGCATGTGTGCGTCGTGTCTTTTGCGTGAATTATTATTGAGTCTAGTCTGCTTccatatgagtgagtgagtgagtgagagagagagagagagagagagagagagagaggaacacacacacacacacccacacacccacacccacacacacccagagaGCAAGAGAGCGCGAGCGAGCTTAGAGTAGCTCCTGTGATCTTCAGGACATTCTGTGTTTTTACGCTGTTCTCACGCGTGTCActcagtaagtgtgtgtgtgtgtgtgtttgctctgggTTTGtgcacagtgtgtgtatgtgtgttttagcTCTGGGTttctgcttcagtgtgtgtgtgtgtgttggagatgCTTCCCGTCATGAACTGTGCGTTATGAAGTGTAATGATGAAtcatatgtgttgttattgttaaacggtgtgtatgtgtatgtttgtgtgtgtgtttatgttgtgTCAGTCAGATTGCTATTAGCTTTAGCATTAGCATCTGGCCTGTTAGCCGCGCTTCGGTGTTCAGCGTTTATTTCATTTCTGCACCAATGAAGGATTATAAACTCGAGATCTGACCCACTGCGACTCATTTAATCCTCCTCAtcactatctgtgtgtgtgtttgacaccgTGTGGCTGTaatactgatgtgtgtgtgtgtgtgtgtgtgtgtgttaaagctaACAGCTATCGACACCGCCGCCTCACATCGATGTACTTCACATTTACAGTTCATTTCATACTGAATCGATGAACCCCTCTGATTCTATGATCCTAAGCTCTTCTGACTGGTTTTCCTCGGTCTGTGTTGATGTTAGTCTGAACTGACGAGTTTCTGACGGAGTTTATCAGCATCTGAGTGTATTTACATCTGATCAGACCCTCATCTGTCTGTGTGTACTCATCCTcggtgtttacacttttttttttttaccgtatcTGACGGTATTTACTAATTTCCTTTGTATTTACCCTTATTATACACCTCATATGTATGATTTTACACCGTCTGACTGAATGTACTCCTCTTCTGACTTGATTtattggtgacccatactcagaattcgtgctctgcatctCACCCTCTGACTGGTTTTCGCCCTCATCTAACAGACATTTTCTCTTTGAAAACACAAATTTATTTACCCTGATTGCTTAAGCCTGACTGATTTTTATTCCCTTCCGACAGTATTtagtcatttctttttaatttccaCTTATTTTACCCTCATCTGACTGTTTTATTCACTGAATATTAATTTACTCTGGTTTTTACCCCCAGTCTGTGTGattttgtgtgaattttttttttttttacccccggtctgtgtgatttcacctagagcttagattctctgcccgagcccGACCCGCGGACCGGGCCGGGCCGATATTTCCCGCCACCGTCCTCGGGCCGGGTcgggtcgggcccttgataaagcacgtcacgtgtcatgcgcagcgtctcgtccactcgcgGTCTCGCATGCGTGatgcatcacacctgctgtgcgtgctgtactattcagtagaataagtgcaacatggagcttgaagaagcaaagaacaaaattaaaacagGGGAATTAACTTTGAGCATGTCTGGAGGAAAATCagaggtatggaaacattttaaactagtcgtggggagtgacaacatatgtgttggctttgtctcgtgcattaaatgcggcatgcatctatatatatataaatcgggctcgggctcataattacagtgaacgtgtcgggccgggctcggacacaacgtcctcgggtagggtcgggcttgatttgttgggcccgatctaagctctaatTTCACCCCCAGTCTGTGTGATTTCGCCCCCCCGGTCTGTGTGAtttcaccgcccccccccccaccctcggTCTGTGTGATTTcttcccccccccccaccccaccctcgGTCTGTGTGATTTcttcccccccccccaccccaccctcggtctgtgtgatttctcccccccccccaccctcggTCTGTGTGATTTCTCCCCCCCGGTCTGTGTGATTTCTCCCCCCCGGTCTGTGTGATTTCTCCCCCCCGGTCTGTGTGATTTCTCCCCCCCGGTCTGTGTGATTTCACCCCCCCAGGTCTGTGTGATTTCACCCCCCCAGGTCTGTGTGATTTCACCCCCCCAGGTCTGTGTGATTTCACTCCCCCGGTCTGTGTGATTTCTCCCCTCCCCGGTCTGTGTGATTTCACCCCCCCAGGTCTGTGTGATTTCACTCCCCCGGTCTGTGTGATTTCTCCCCCCCGGTCTGTGTGATTTCACTCCCCCGGTCTGTGTGATTTCTCCCCCCCGGTCTGTGTGATTTCACCCCCCCAGGTCTGTCTGATTTCACCCCCCCAGGTCTGTCTGATTTCTCCCCCCCGGTCTGTGTGATTTCACTCCCCCGGTCTGTGTGATTTCTCCCCCCCGGTCTGTGTGATTTCACCCCCCCAGGTCTGTGTGATTTCACTCCCCCGGTCTGTGTGATTTCACCCCCCCAGGTCTGTGTGATTTCACTCCCCCGGTCTGTGTGATTTCTCCCCCCCGGTCTGTGTGATTTCACCCCCCCAGGTCTGTGTGATTTCACTCCCCCGGTCTGTGTGATTTCTCCCCCCCGGTCTGTGTGATTTCACCCCCCCAGGTCTGTGTGATTTCTCCCCCCCGGTCTGTGTGATTTCACTCCCCCGGTCTGTGTGATTTCTCCCCCCCGGTCTGTGTGATTTCACCCCCCCAGGTCTGTCTGATTTCACCCTCGGTCTGTCTGATTTCTCCCCCCCGGTCTGTGTGATTTCTCCCCCCCCGGTCTGTGTGATTTCACCCCCCCAGGTCTGTGTGATTTCACTCCCCCGGTCTGTGTGATTTCTCCCCCCCCGGTCTGTGTGATTTCACTCCCCCGGTCTGTGTGATTTCACTCCCCCGGTCTGTGTGATTTCTCCCCCCCGGTCTGTGTGATTTCACCCCCCCAGGTCTGTGTGATTTCACTCCCCCGGTCTGTGTGATTTCTCCCCCCCCGGTCTGTGTGATTTCTCCCCCCCGGTCTGTGTGATTTCACTCCCCCAGGTCTGTGTGATTTCACCCCCCCAGGTCTGTGTGATTTCACTCCCCCGGTCTGTGTGATTTCTCCCCCCCCGGTCTGTGTGATTTCACCCCCCCAGGTCTGTGTGATTTCACTCCCCCGGTCTGTGTGATTTCACCCCCCCAGGTCTGTGTGATTTCACCCCCCCAGGTCTGTGTGATTTCACTCCCCCGGTCTGTGTGATTTCTCCCCCCCGGTCTGTGTGATTTCACCCCCCCAGGTCTGTGTGATTTCACTCCCCCGGTCTGTGTGATTTCTCCCCCCCCGGTCTGTGTGATTTCACCCCCCCAGGTCTGTGTGATTTCACTCCCCCGGTCTGTGTGATTTCACCCCCCCAGGTCTGTGTGATTTCACTCCCCCGGTCTGTGTGATTTC contains the following coding sequences:
- the paf1 gene encoding RNA polymerase II-associated factor 1 homolog translates to MAPTIQTQAQREDGHRSSAHRSVPERSGVVCRVKYGNSLPDIPFDPKFITYPFDQHRFVQYKATSLEKQHKHELLTEPDLGVTIDLINPDTYRIDPSILLDPADEKLLEEEIQAPSSSKRSQQHAKVVPWMRKTEYISTEFNRYGVSNEKVEVKIGVSVKQQFTEEEIYKDRDSQIAAIEKTFEDAQKSIAQHYSKPRVMPVEVMPVFPDFKMWINPCAQVIFDSDPAPKDVSAPAGVDMMSQAMIRGMMDEEGNQFVAYFLPNEDTMRKRKRDVEEDLDYMPDELYDYKIAREYNWNVKNKASKGYEENYFFIFRDGDGVYYNELETRVRLSKRRAKVGAQSSTNAVLVCKHRDMNEKELEAQEARKAQLENHEPEDEEEELDLMKDLQDSGEEREKPSDSDNSESESEREEEERPADEDEEEDEEEVKRRERKSSGSESGEDRQARDEEEIFGSDDDSEDEEGERARSNSSSVQHSGSERASDSSDDSQ